A region from the Rheinheimera mangrovi genome encodes:
- a CDS encoding 2Fe-2S iron-sulfur cluster-binding protein — protein sequence MSHQVTVLPSGLSFQVESNETILEAALRHGIDFPFRCKQGVCTSCVCRLRSGSVSYLPPEPLSDLDKAQNFTYCCLAYAESDLTLHHPFIRG from the coding sequence ATGAGCCATCAGGTGACAGTATTGCCCAGTGGCCTGAGTTTTCAGGTGGAAAGCAACGAAACTATTCTCGAAGCGGCGTTACGCCATGGCATCGACTTTCCGTTTCGTTGTAAGCAGGGTGTTTGCACCTCCTGCGTCTGCCGACTGCGCTCTGGCTCTGTGTCTTATCTGCCACCTGAACCTTTGTCTGATCTGGATAAAGCGCAGAACTTTACCTATTGTTGTCTGGCTTATGCCGAGTCAGATCTGACCTTACACCACCCTTTTATTCGTGGCTAA
- a CDS encoding D-alanine--D-alanine ligase: protein MINIHVLLLCGGGSAEHDVSLRSADFLEQQLAALPGVAVTRVEIQKDRWLAADGSDCSLGLNRQLLTGDKTLLVDYVVPCIHGYPGETGDLQSMLELAGLPYLGCGPEASTLCFNKISTKLWLSAVGIPNTPYLFLTEASTNSLQQAKQALTKWGRVFVKAASQGSSVGCYVASTEDELLKAIDDAFGYSGQVLIEKALKPRELEVAVYQYGDELIATHPGEICVPQDSFYSYEEKYSNASHTTTSLEPAGLTESQIATMQQLALKAFRQLNLRHLSRVDFFLTEEGEILLNEINTFPGMTSISMFPQMLAHHGHQFGLFLQQILQRAVPQQ from the coding sequence ATGATAAATATCCATGTATTGTTATTGTGTGGTGGTGGTAGTGCTGAACACGACGTGTCACTTCGCAGCGCTGATTTTCTCGAACAACAATTAGCTGCTTTGCCGGGTGTTGCAGTAACCAGAGTTGAGATACAGAAAGACCGTTGGCTGGCTGCTGACGGCTCTGATTGTAGCTTAGGTTTAAACCGTCAATTGCTGACTGGTGATAAAACCCTTTTAGTTGATTATGTGGTGCCTTGTATTCACGGTTACCCGGGCGAAACCGGTGATCTGCAATCTATGCTGGAGCTGGCCGGCTTGCCTTATCTGGGCTGTGGGCCGGAAGCCAGCACTTTATGTTTTAATAAAATCAGCACCAAATTATGGTTATCGGCCGTTGGTATTCCAAATACCCCATATTTGTTTTTAACCGAAGCGTCAACGAACAGCCTGCAACAAGCCAAACAGGCGCTGACCAAATGGGGTAGAGTCTTTGTGAAGGCGGCCAGTCAGGGTTCTTCGGTGGGGTGTTATGTAGCCAGTACTGAAGATGAACTGCTCAAGGCCATTGACGACGCTTTTGGTTATTCCGGGCAGGTGTTGATTGAAAAAGCACTAAAACCGCGCGAGCTAGAGGTGGCTGTTTATCAATATGGTGACGAACTGATAGCGACCCACCCAGGCGAAATTTGTGTGCCGCAGGACAGCTTTTATTCTTACGAAGAAAAATACAGCAACGCCAGTCATACCACTACCAGTCTGGAACCTGCCGGCCTGACCGAATCTCAAATTGCTACAATGCAGCAACTGGCCTTAAAAGCATTCAGACAACTGAATTTACGGCATTTGTCGCGAGTCGATTTTTTCCTGACCGAAGAAGGTGAGATTTTGCTAAACGAAATTAATACTTTCCCCGGTATGACCTCTATTTCAATGTTCCCGCAAATGCTGGCACATCATGGTCATCAGTTTGGCTTGTTTTTACAGCAGATTTTGCAGCGTGCTGTGCCGCAGCAATAA
- the hemF gene encoding oxygen-dependent coproporphyrinogen oxidase, which produces MQNVDKHQVKAFLMALQDSICAELAAADGVSIFVEESWDRAEGGGGRSRVLTQGAVFEQAGVNFSHVFGDKMPASATAHRPELAGRKFEAMGVSLVIHPLNPHIPTSHANVRFFIAEKEGEAPVWWFGGGFDLTPFYPVEADVVHWHQVAKDCCDGFDATYYPKYKKWCDEYFYLKHRNETRGVGGLFFDDLNEPGFEQSFAFMSAVGEAFTKAYLPIVERNKNKAFSEAERQFQLYRRGRYVEFNLVFDRGTLFGLQSGGRTESILMSMPPLVRWQYGYQPETGSPEAQLYQRYLTPQDWLGLNG; this is translated from the coding sequence ATGCAAAACGTCGATAAACATCAGGTAAAAGCTTTTTTAATGGCACTGCAGGACAGCATTTGCGCTGAGCTTGCCGCTGCTGATGGCGTTTCAATTTTTGTCGAAGAAAGCTGGGACAGGGCAGAAGGCGGTGGTGGTCGCAGTCGTGTATTGACTCAGGGTGCTGTGTTTGAACAAGCTGGTGTGAATTTCTCTCATGTTTTTGGCGATAAGATGCCAGCTTCAGCTACAGCGCACAGGCCTGAACTGGCTGGGCGTAAGTTTGAAGCCATGGGCGTGTCTTTAGTGATCCATCCGCTCAATCCACATATCCCCACAAGTCACGCCAATGTACGGTTTTTTATCGCCGAAAAAGAGGGTGAAGCACCGGTCTGGTGGTTCGGGGGCGGTTTTGATTTAACACCTTTTTATCCGGTTGAAGCGGATGTGGTGCATTGGCATCAGGTGGCCAAAGACTGTTGCGATGGGTTTGACGCCACTTATTACCCTAAATACAAAAAATGGTGCGATGAATACTTCTACTTAAAGCACCGCAACGAAACCCGTGGTGTAGGTGGTTTGTTTTTTGATGATTTAAACGAACCGGGTTTTGAGCAGAGTTTTGCTTTTATGTCTGCTGTAGGTGAAGCCTTTACTAAGGCTTATCTGCCAATAGTCGAACGTAATAAAAACAAGGCGTTTTCGGAAGCAGAGCGCCAGTTCCAGCTTTATCGCCGTGGCCGTTATGTCGAGTTTAATCTGGTGTTTGACCGAGGCACTTTGTTTGGTTTGCAAAGTGGTGGTCGCACTGAATCTATTTTGATGTCGATGCCACCTTTAGTACGCTGGCAATATGGTTATCAGCCTGAAACAGGTTCGCCGGAAGCACAGTTGTATCAACGTTATTTAACGCCACAAGATTGGCTGGGCCTGAACGGATAA
- a CDS encoding group II truncated hemoglobin, with protein MKKLFDAIFNKSQPNSKPHPTPATTPYELIGGEVATRRLANRFYDIMSTAPEAAELYAIHPLPLDTIRQKFFEFLSGWLGGPALFEEKYGHPRLRMRHMPFAVDQQMRDQWMFCMDKALAEVVEDKLLRQGLSHSLGQLASHMINRDT; from the coding sequence ATGAAAAAGTTGTTTGACGCGATTTTTAATAAAAGCCAGCCAAATAGCAAGCCACATCCGACTCCGGCGACCACGCCATACGAGCTGATTGGCGGCGAAGTAGCAACACGGCGTCTGGCCAACAGATTCTACGACATCATGTCGACAGCACCAGAAGCAGCTGAATTGTATGCCATCCATCCTCTGCCACTGGATACGATAAGGCAAAAGTTTTTTGAGTTTTTATCCGGCTGGTTGGGCGGCCCTGCTTTGTTTGAAGAAAAATACGGCCATCCACGTTTGCGGATGCGCCATATGCCTTTTGCTGTGGATCAGCAGATGCGCGATCAGTGGATGTTTTGTATGGATAAAGCCTTGGCAGAAGTAGTTGAAGACAAATTGCTGCGCCAGGGCTTAAGTCATTCGCTGGGGCAACTGGCCAGTCATATGATTAATCGAGATACCTAA
- a CDS encoding DUF1488 domain-containing protein, which yields MNQQLIFNHDFSFDDNTDSVSCSCLAAGMRLRIYIKKPQGWDNHSWLEQIKEDCFYWEEQIEEAVKADRFNKDGVLYLDGSA from the coding sequence ATGAACCAGCAACTGATTTTTAATCATGACTTCAGTTTTGATGACAACACTGACTCCGTCAGCTGCAGTTGTTTAGCCGCAGGTATGCGCTTACGTATCTATATAAAGAAGCCACAAGGCTGGGATAACCACAGTTGGCTTGAACAAATAAAAGAAGATTGCTTTTATTGGGAAGAACAAATAGAAGAAGCGGTCAAAGCAGACCGCTTTAATAAAGATGGTGTGTTGTACCTGGATGGCTCAGCTTAA
- a CDS encoding Sua5/YciO/YrdC/YwlC family protein, which yields MTDITSAVTALRQGQVIAYPTEAVFGVGCDPDNSQAIENLLQVKQRPKSKGLILIAADFSQLIPYIAADQLSTEQTQLMLDSWRDSAGVKDKAAVTWVVPASNLCSDWLTGQFDSIAIRVCDHPVVQQLCLAFGKPITSTSANLSGLEPCRSTVEVQQQLAEQVAVIVDAPTGGRAVPSEIRDITTGHIYRAG from the coding sequence GTGACAGATATCACATCTGCCGTGACCGCCCTGCGACAAGGTCAAGTGATTGCCTACCCAACCGAAGCTGTGTTTGGTGTTGGCTGCGACCCGGATAATAGTCAGGCCATTGAAAACTTGCTGCAGGTCAAACAAAGGCCAAAATCCAAGGGCTTAATCTTAATTGCTGCGGACTTTTCCCAGTTGATTCCATATATTGCAGCCGACCAGCTCAGCACAGAACAAACTCAGCTGATGCTGGATTCATGGCGTGACAGTGCAGGAGTGAAAGACAAAGCTGCAGTGACCTGGGTAGTGCCCGCTTCGAATCTTTGCAGTGACTGGCTGACAGGGCAGTTTGATAGCATTGCGATTCGGGTTTGTGATCACCCTGTAGTGCAGCAGTTATGTCTGGCTTTTGGTAAGCCTATTACCTCGACCAGTGCAAATTTATCTGGCCTCGAGCCTTGTCGCAGCACGGTCGAAGTTCAGCAGCAACTGGCAGAGCAAGTTGCTGTAATAGTGGATGCGCCAACAGGTGGGCGAGCTGTGCCTTCAGAAATACGTGATATCACTACGGGCCATATATATCGGGCGGGCTAA
- the aroE gene encoding shikimate dehydrogenase: MDRYAVFGNPVGHSKSPLIHSWFAKQTAQALSYEAILAPVDAFADSWFSFVAAGGRGGNVTVPFKEQAYQLAEQLSERALQAGAVNTLYIDKAGVLCGDNTDGLGLVADLTRLGAKLQNASILILGAGGACRGVIGPLLAAGVKQIHIANRTAAKALAIAELFGKQVTASGYEDVSAIQWGIVINATSSGLEQQRPPLAEHHLQHCTLAYDMLYGKEPTAFLNWCQQQAVPHCADGLGMLVSQAAESFAIWRGVKPDVTPVLQQLTAMVKA, from the coding sequence GTGGACCGTTACGCTGTATTTGGAAATCCTGTTGGGCACTCAAAATCGCCGCTGATCCATAGCTGGTTTGCCAAACAAACCGCTCAAGCTTTGAGTTACGAGGCCATTTTAGCACCGGTCGACGCCTTTGCCGACAGCTGGTTTAGCTTTGTCGCTGCTGGTGGCCGGGGCGGCAATGTCACTGTGCCTTTTAAGGAGCAGGCCTATCAGTTAGCAGAACAACTTAGTGAACGCGCGTTGCAGGCAGGTGCGGTCAATACATTATATATAGATAAAGCCGGTGTGCTTTGTGGCGATAACACCGATGGTTTGGGTTTAGTGGCTGACTTAACCCGGCTGGGAGCCAAGCTTCAGAATGCGTCGATTCTAATCTTAGGTGCCGGCGGAGCTTGTCGTGGTGTCATAGGGCCTTTATTGGCGGCAGGCGTAAAACAGATCCATATCGCCAACAGAACCGCGGCTAAAGCCCTGGCCATAGCTGAGCTATTTGGAAAGCAAGTCACTGCATCAGGTTATGAGGATGTATCAGCTATTCAGTGGGGTATAGTGATCAATGCAACCTCCAGTGGCCTGGAGCAACAAAGACCACCTCTGGCAGAACACCATCTGCAGCACTGTACTCTGGCCTACGATATGTTGTATGGCAAAGAGCCGACGGCTTTTCTGAACTGGTGTCAGCAACAAGCTGTGCCGCACTGTGCTGATGGTTTAGGTATGTTAGTTAGTCAGGCCGCCGAAAGTTTTGCGATATGGCGGGGTGTAAAACCTGATGTCACTCCTGTTCTTCAGCAACTGACGGCAATGGTGAAAGCATGA
- a CDS encoding gamma carbonic anhydrase family protein: MSLTSYKGKTPQLADGVYVHPSSVLVGDIQIGHNSSIWPLVAARGDVNIIRIGERTNVQDGSVLHVSRPSTKNPGGSPLLIGDDVTVGHKVMLHGCQLGNRILVGMGAIVMDDVIVEDDVIIGAGSLVPPGKKLESGYLYVGSPVKQARPLNEAERSFLTQSAINYVVLKDEYLAEPLS; encoded by the coding sequence ATGTCATTAACTTCATATAAAGGTAAAACTCCACAGCTTGCTGACGGAGTTTATGTGCATCCATCGTCTGTTTTGGTCGGTGATATTCAAATTGGTCATAATAGTAGTATCTGGCCATTAGTAGCAGCACGGGGTGATGTGAACATTATCCGTATTGGTGAGCGTACTAATGTGCAGGATGGTTCTGTGCTTCATGTATCACGGCCAAGCACCAAGAACCCAGGCGGTTCTCCCCTTCTTATAGGAGACGATGTCACAGTAGGGCATAAAGTGATGTTGCATGGCTGCCAGTTGGGTAATCGTATTCTGGTCGGTATGGGCGCTATAGTGATGGACGACGTGATAGTAGAAGACGATGTCATTATTGGCGCCGGTAGTTTGGTGCCACCAGGCAAAAAATTAGAGTCGGGTTATCTCTATGTAGGCAGCCCGGTAAAACAAGCCAGGCCGTTGAATGAAGCAGAGCGTAGTTTTTTGACTCAGTCTGCTATTAACTATGTGGTATTAAAAGATGAGTATCTGGCCGAGCCGTTAAGCTGA
- the purE gene encoding 5-(carboxyamino)imidazole ribonucleotide mutase has translation MKVGIIMGSKSDWPTMKNAADMLDRFQIAYETTVVSAHRTPQLLADYATNAASRGLKVIIAGAGGAAHLPGMAAAFTSLPVLGVPVQSKALKGLDSLLSIVQMPKGVAVGTLAIGDAGAANAGLLAAQILATSDAELMSKIDAFRKEQTDSVLAHPNPAEE, from the coding sequence ATGAAAGTAGGTATTATCATGGGGTCTAAATCTGATTGGCCCACAATGAAAAACGCGGCCGATATGTTAGATCGTTTTCAAATCGCCTATGAAACCACTGTTGTTTCAGCTCACAGAACCCCTCAACTTTTGGCTGACTATGCAACCAATGCGGCCAGCCGTGGTTTAAAAGTCATTATTGCCGGTGCTGGCGGCGCAGCCCATTTACCTGGTATGGCGGCGGCTTTTACCAGTCTGCCGGTCTTAGGTGTGCCAGTGCAGTCGAAAGCCTTAAAAGGTCTGGATTCCTTGTTATCCATAGTGCAAATGCCAAAAGGTGTTGCAGTGGGAACGCTGGCTATTGGTGATGCGGGTGCTGCCAATGCTGGCTTATTGGCCGCCCAAATTCTGGCGACCTCTGATGCAGAGCTGATGAGCAAAATTGACGCTTTCCGCAAAGAACAAACTGACTCTGTATTGGCTCACCCGAATCCAGCCGAGGAATAA
- a CDS encoding S9 family peptidase produces MHLLIKTAVFAAISGISLSTIAAKQPLQYEDVFQLEFVSDPQISSNGDQVVFVRNRFDQALDKRIGSLWLSDTKTGQLRPLVSEQADISSPVWSPDGKKLAFISAASGKPQIHIRWMDNGQSGQVSHLPASPSDLSWSPDGKWLAFSMFTPKKAASPVTLPGKPEQNDWAKAPVYIDTMQYRADGRGYLPAGYKHIYLMAAEGGTPIQLTSGDFDHAGEISWQNDSKAFYFSANRQSDKRAQAQNSDLYKLTIADKSLTQVTDRFGPDHAPALSGDGKWLAYLGYDDKKLAHQADQLYVKNLQSGEVKALTADLDRAIDSFSWDGDSDALYIQYDNQAQGKIALQPLNGKRKVLVDQVGGASYSRPYTGGSFTVSDEGDIAYTQMSTQAPAELGLWQDGKKKQLTELNKDLQLARDIGEVEEFWVTSSVDQRKLQSWLILPPNFDKTKKYPLILEIHGGPHTAYGPVFAMELQLMAAQGYVVLYTNPRGSTSYGMEFANLIHHKFPSEDYNDLMDVVDATVAKGFIDPEQLFVTGGSGGGLLTSWIVGHTDRFKAAVAVNPVINWFSFVLNADMYNYFSQYWFPGMPWEKPEHYLQHSPISYVGNVKTPTMLMTGESDHRTPISETEQFYQALQLRGIETAMVRIPGASHGIHIRPSNLMAKPAYITYWFNKYKK; encoded by the coding sequence GTGCATTTATTGATTAAAACAGCAGTTTTCGCAGCGATTTCAGGTATCAGTCTGAGCACAATAGCTGCAAAACAACCCCTGCAGTATGAAGATGTCTTCCAGTTAGAGTTTGTCTCCGATCCGCAAATCAGCAGCAACGGCGATCAGGTGGTTTTTGTGCGTAACCGTTTTGATCAGGCTCTGGATAAACGTATTGGCTCTTTATGGCTGAGTGATACAAAAACAGGTCAGCTACGACCTTTAGTGTCAGAACAAGCGGATATAAGTTCACCTGTCTGGTCACCTGATGGCAAAAAACTGGCTTTTATCTCAGCGGCTTCAGGTAAACCACAAATCCATATTCGTTGGATGGACAATGGCCAGAGTGGTCAGGTCAGCCACTTACCCGCTTCTCCTTCCGATTTAAGCTGGTCACCTGACGGTAAATGGCTGGCTTTTTCGATGTTTACGCCAAAAAAAGCAGCAAGTCCTGTGACTTTACCTGGTAAGCCCGAACAAAATGACTGGGCCAAAGCTCCTGTTTATATCGACACTATGCAATACCGGGCTGATGGCCGGGGCTATTTACCTGCCGGATACAAACATATCTACCTGATGGCCGCTGAGGGCGGTACTCCTATCCAGCTGACCAGCGGCGATTTTGATCATGCGGGTGAAATCAGCTGGCAAAACGACAGCAAAGCTTTCTATTTTTCTGCTAACCGTCAATCGGATAAAAGAGCTCAGGCCCAGAATAGCGACCTCTATAAGTTGACTATTGCAGATAAAAGCCTGACGCAAGTCACTGATCGTTTTGGCCCTGACCATGCACCTGCTTTATCCGGCGATGGCAAATGGCTGGCTTATCTTGGTTATGACGATAAGAAACTGGCGCATCAGGCCGACCAGCTGTACGTGAAAAATTTGCAGTCTGGCGAAGTAAAAGCTCTTACCGCAGATTTAGACAGGGCGATCGACAGCTTCAGCTGGGATGGCGACAGTGATGCGCTTTATATTCAGTATGACAACCAGGCTCAGGGTAAAATTGCGTTACAACCTCTGAATGGTAAGCGCAAAGTGCTGGTCGACCAGGTTGGCGGAGCCTCCTATAGCCGTCCTTATACTGGCGGAAGTTTTACCGTGTCGGATGAAGGTGATATTGCCTATACACAGATGTCGACTCAGGCTCCAGCTGAGCTTGGCTTATGGCAGGATGGTAAAAAGAAACAACTGACCGAACTGAACAAAGATTTGCAGCTTGCCCGTGATATAGGCGAAGTGGAAGAGTTTTGGGTGACATCTTCTGTTGACCAGCGTAAGTTACAAAGCTGGCTGATTTTGCCGCCAAACTTCGATAAAACCAAAAAGTATCCGCTGATACTGGAAATCCATGGTGGCCCTCATACCGCCTATGGCCCTGTATTTGCGATGGAATTACAACTGATGGCGGCTCAGGGCTATGTAGTGTTGTATACCAACCCTCGTGGCAGCACCAGCTACGGTATGGAATTCGCCAATTTAATTCACCATAAGTTTCCAAGTGAAGACTATAACGATCTGATGGATGTGGTCGATGCTACAGTCGCTAAAGGTTTTATCGACCCAGAGCAGTTATTTGTAACGGGTGGCAGTGGTGGTGGTCTGTTAACCAGTTGGATAGTGGGTCATACCGACAGATTTAAAGCTGCTGTGGCAGTTAATCCTGTGATTAACTGGTTTAGTTTTGTCCTCAATGCTGATATGTACAATTACTTTAGCCAGTATTGGTTTCCTGGTATGCCGTGGGAAAAACCAGAGCATTACCTGCAGCATTCACCTATCAGTTATGTTGGCAATGTGAAAACCCCCACCATGCTGATGACGGGTGAATCCGATCACAGAACACCTATTTCTGAGACTGAGCAGTTTTATCAGGCGCTGCAGTTACGGGGTATTGAAACCGCTATGGTGCGGATCCCTGGCGCTTCACATGGTATCCACATCAGACCCAGTAATTTGATGGCGAAACCTGCCTATATCACCTACTGGTTTAACAAATATAAAAAGTAG
- a CDS encoding 5-(carboxyamino)imidazole ribonucleotide synthase: protein MKVLVLGAGQLARMMSLAGTPLNLKVSAYDVNSDTIVDPVTQQQLGTGLVQAIANADVITSEFEHIPYPVQELCQQSGKFLPNSTAIKAGGDRRQEKQLLDKAGVANAAYKIVVTEQDFYQAIEQLGLPLVLKSALAGYDGKGQWRLKTQADAQAIWADIQQFMAGADHTLPQAIVAEQFVRFDREVSLVGARNQAGEMVVYPLTENHHVAGVLAVSLALPGQQELQQQAKQMFEAVASALDYVGVLALEFFQVGDQLLVNEIAPRVHNSGHWTQQGADTCQFENHLRAVCGLPLGSTALVRPTLMVNILGEDHVSPAVLSLPSCHLHWYGKGKRPGRKMGHINLSASSTSELAQRFDLLRQHLPEQEFPELDLVAARLKQLQ from the coding sequence ATGAAGGTTCTGGTTTTAGGTGCTGGTCAACTGGCTCGAATGATGAGTCTGGCTGGCACGCCACTGAATTTAAAAGTCTCGGCTTATGATGTAAACAGCGACACAATTGTTGACCCAGTCACTCAGCAACAACTGGGCACTGGTCTGGTTCAGGCTATTGCCAATGCCGATGTCATCACTTCTGAGTTTGAGCATATTCCTTATCCGGTGCAGGAGCTGTGTCAGCAAAGCGGTAAGTTTTTACCCAACAGCACAGCAATCAAAGCAGGTGGCGATCGCCGTCAGGAAAAACAACTGCTGGATAAAGCCGGTGTCGCCAATGCGGCCTACAAAATTGTGGTGACTGAGCAGGATTTTTATCAGGCCATAGAACAGCTGGGCTTACCACTGGTACTGAAAAGTGCTTTAGCTGGATATGACGGCAAAGGCCAGTGGCGCTTAAAAACTCAGGCGGACGCACAAGCCATTTGGGCTGATATTCAGCAGTTTATGGCAGGCGCCGATCACACTTTGCCTCAAGCTATAGTGGCAGAGCAGTTTGTCCGTTTTGACCGTGAAGTCAGTTTAGTTGGAGCCCGTAATCAGGCTGGCGAAATGGTGGTCTACCCTCTGACAGAAAATCATCATGTCGCTGGTGTACTGGCAGTGTCTTTGGCCTTGCCAGGTCAGCAGGAATTACAGCAACAAGCCAAGCAGATGTTTGAAGCTGTAGCCAGCGCTTTGGATTATGTTGGTGTATTGGCACTGGAGTTTTTTCAGGTGGGTGACCAGCTGCTGGTCAATGAGATAGCGCCACGGGTGCATAACTCAGGACACTGGACTCAACAAGGTGCAGACACCTGTCAGTTTGAAAACCACTTAAGAGCTGTTTGTGGTTTGCCTTTGGGCAGCACAGCTTTAGTGCGCCCTACTTTGATGGTGAATATTCTGGGCGAAGACCATGTCAGCCCTGCCGTCTTAAGCTTACCAAGCTGCCATTTGCACTGGTACGGCAAAGGCAAAAGACCTGGCCGCAAAATGGGCCATATCAATTTAAGTGCCTCCAGCACCAGCGAACTGGCACAACGTTTTGATCTGCTGCGTCAGCATTTACCAGAGCAGGAATTCCCAGAGCTGGATTTAGTAGCGGCACGCTTAAAACAACTGCAATAA
- the fre gene encoding NAD(P)H-flavin reductase, whose protein sequence is MTKVICTVDKIQPLTSGVHQVLLTPQQKVEFKPGQYLQLCLTDQDKRPFSVASIPGQTQLELQIGGAVADQYSGQALAHLQSNDEVTVEVGLGQAFWREDSHNPILLLAGGTGFSYVYSIAQAIAAAGVKRPVFLYWGVRHQEALYHMPELQQWASSHHDFRLVPVVQSPSDNWQGRSGLVHQAVLEDFVSLEAYDIYIAGPFPMVGVVRDAFLEQGAKREQMFADAFAYI, encoded by the coding sequence ATGACCAAAGTGATTTGTACCGTCGATAAAATTCAGCCGTTAACCTCTGGTGTGCATCAGGTGCTGCTGACGCCACAACAAAAAGTAGAGTTTAAGCCTGGCCAGTATTTACAGCTGTGTTTAACAGATCAGGATAAACGTCCTTTTTCTGTGGCTTCAATTCCGGGTCAAACTCAACTGGAGCTGCAAATTGGCGGCGCTGTAGCCGATCAGTATTCAGGCCAGGCCTTAGCCCATCTGCAAAGCAATGATGAAGTGACGGTAGAAGTGGGTTTAGGTCAGGCGTTCTGGCGTGAAGACAGCCATAACCCCATTTTATTGCTGGCCGGTGGTACAGGCTTTTCTTATGTTTATAGCATAGCCCAGGCGATAGCAGCAGCAGGCGTAAAGCGACCGGTATTTTTGTATTGGGGCGTACGTCACCAAGAAGCTTTGTACCATATGCCTGAACTACAACAATGGGCTTCATCTCACCACGATTTCAGGCTGGTCCCTGTAGTACAAAGTCCATCCGATAACTGGCAAGGCCGTTCTGGCTTAGTGCATCAAGCCGTACTGGAGGATTTTGTTTCGCTGGAAGCCTACGATATTTATATTGCTGGCCCTTTCCCTATGGTGGGTGTAGTACGCGACGCTTTCCTAGAGCAAGGTGCAAAACGTGAACAAATGTTTGCCGACGCTTTTGCTTATATCTGA